The nucleotide sequence CGGTGGAGATGTAGCGTCGGAATGCTCCGAACATTGGGAACCCTCGTCTTATCTTGCGAAAGCGGCCGCTGTCGCGGCCGTGCTTTCCGAAGGCGGGATAATAACTGATCCCCTGTGAATAACTCAGCGAGAAGCGATGCGATTCTCGCGTTTACAACTGTCCCTGCCCGCCCCCGTTTCCGCCATGGCCCTGACCCCCGACGACATCGCCCGCATCGCGCACCTGGCGCGGTTGCAGCTCCAGCCCGCCGAGAGCGAGCGCATGCTGGCCCAGATCAACGGCTTCTTCGGCATCGTCGAACGCATGCGGGCCGTGGACACCGCCGGCGTGCAGCCGCTGGCGCACCCGGTGGCGGCCTTCGAGGACGTCCAGCTGCGCCTGCGCGAGGACATCCCCGGCGAGCCCGACCAGCGCGAAGCCAACCAGCAAAGCGCCCCGGCCGTCGAGCGCGGGCTGTTCCTGGTGCCCAGGGTGATCGAATGAGCGCTCTGCACCAGGCCTCCGTGACCGAGCTGGCGCGCTCGCTGCGCGCGCGCGAGGTGTCGGCCGTCGAGGCGGCCCGGCACTTCCTGGACCGGGCCCAGGCCCACGCCGGCCTGGGCGCCTTCCTGGCCGTCGACCCCGAGGTCACGCTGGCCCAGGCCCGGGCGGCCGACGAGCGCATCGCCGCCGGCGATACCGCGCCGCTGCTGGGCGTGCCGGTGGCGCACAAGGACATCTTCGTCACCCGCGATTTCCCCAGCACCGCGGGCTCCCGGATGCTGGCCGGCTACCGCTCGCCGTTCGACGCCACCGTGGTGCGCAAGCTGGCCGAGGCCGGCGCGGTGAGCCTGGGCAAGCTCAATTGCGACGAATTCGCCATGGGCTCGTCCAACGAGAACTCGGCGTTCGGCCCGGTGAAAAACCCGTGGGATCCCTCGCGCATCCCGGGCGGCTCCTCGGGCGGCAGCGCCGCGGCCGTGGCGGCGCGCCTG is from Ramlibacter tataouinensis TTB310 and encodes:
- the gatC gene encoding Asp-tRNA(Asn)/Glu-tRNA(Gln) amidotransferase subunit GatC, translated to MALTPDDIARIAHLARLQLQPAESERMLAQINGFFGIVERMRAVDTAGVQPLAHPVAAFEDVQLRLREDIPGEPDQREANQQSAPAVERGLFLVPRVIE